From the Candidatus Paceibacterota bacterium genome, the window GGTTCACCCTCACAGGCGGATGTCCAGAATCTCCAAGGACAGATCACTAATATCCAAAACAATGTTACAAACATCCAGAACAACTTCTCCACTAACGTCAACAGCCTCAATCCAATTGTGGTGGGGTTTGGAAACTCTGCTACAGGTCTCAATGCCTCAGCTTTGGGTTTTAGAAATACATCTTCAGGAAACTATTCTACGGCAGTCGGGTATTGTAATACTTCTAGCGCTAGCTGTGCTAACACTTTTGGTTTTTGTAATCTCGCGAACAGTCTCTGCAGTACTGCCATTGGTTTCCGAAATAATGTCTGTGTAGTGGGCGGTTACACTGCCGGTATAAATAGTGTTGCAATTGGAAATAGAAATGCTGCTACGGGGGGATCAGCGGTTGCTATTGGTGTAAATAATTTTGCGCCCGGAGCTCAGAGCGTTGCCATGGGAATGGGTAATAAAGCCTGTGCCCTTGCTGGCTATGGGGCTACTGCGTCCGGGTATTACAACACCACCTGTGCCTGTAAAGCTACGGCAATGGGATTAGGCAACCTTGCTTCCGGGGGATTATCAATCGCTTTGGGTAATTGCAACATCGCCTCTGGTGATTGTTCTTCTGCCTCGGGCTATACCAACATCGCTTCCGGCCTCTCATCAGTGGCGGTAGGGTTTTGCAATACAGCTGCCGGAGGAGCAGATTCGGTGGGAGGTTATAAAAATGCAGTCTGCCTAAGTAGCTTCAGTTCTGCATTTGGAGCCTGCAACACAGTTTCTAGTCAGCGATCTTCCGCTTTTGGTTACTTAAACAACGCTACCGGAGGTGCTGGCAACATTTCTATTGGAAATCTAAACTCTGTCACTTCTGCTGGATTTAATGGAGATTCATATTCTTCAGCTCTTGGCTCATGCAATAGCATTGGAGGTTATCGATCTACTGCATTAGGTCTATGTAATAGTTTACCCTCTTATGATTCCGTTGCTGTTGGAGGATCTAACACTAGCTCTATCGGCGCAAACCTGGCTACTTTAGTTGGATACCATAATACTGGTTGTGGTAGTTTTTCTACTGCTGTCGGCTACTCGAATGTCTCCTGTAGTGATTCTGTCGCGGTTGGTGTACAAAATATAGCTTGTGGAATTGACTCTTCTGCTTTTGGTTCTGGTAATACAGCCTCCGGCTGCTGTTCTTCTACCTCCGGCTTTCGTAATACTGCATCCATCTACAACTCCTCAGCTTTCGGTCTTTGCAATGTCGCCTGCAACAACCACTCTTCGTCCTTTGGTGCTCTTAATACTGCCTCCGGTGCTGGAAGTTCGGCTTTGGGTTTTGCTAATATGGCTTCTGGCCAGAATAGCGCTGCCTTCGGCGCCAACTCACTGGCTTCTGCTGACGGATCTTTGGCCATCGGCTCAGGAAGCGCTTCGGGATATTCCTTTCAGGATCTCCGAACTACTGCTTCAGGAATAAATTCAGTCTCAGTGGGAACGAATTCGGGGTATTATGGGGTCGCAAACACCGCTAGTGGATGTGAATCAGTGGCTATAGGAGTTGCTAATACAGCGTCAAGTTACTATAGCGTTAGTGTTGGAAAGTCTAATTCCGTTTCGGGTCTCTATGCAGGTATTTCTTCAGCTTTTGGTGTTTGTAATACTGTTTCTGATTACGCCACTCGAAGTTCCGCTTCAGGTTACCGTAACTTTGTTGGTGCTAGTCGTTCTACTGCCTCTGGTTATCTCAATACCGCTATGGGATTTTCAAGTTCTGCAATAGGTGTTAGTAATTGTGTATGTGGAACTGGCTTAAACTCATCCGCTTTTGGTAATTGCAATATCGCCTCTGGCTGCTCCTCATCCGCCTTCGGCTTCAGCAACACCGCCTCGGGT encodes:
- a CDS encoding tail fiber domain-containing protein, whose amino-acid sequence is GSPSQADVQNLQGQITNIQNNVTNIQNNFSTNVNSLNPIVVGFGNSATGLNASALGFRNTSSGNYSTAVGYCNTSSASCANTFGFCNLANSLCSTAIGFRNNVCVVGGYTAGINSVAIGNRNAATGGSAVAIGVNNFAPGAQSVAMGMGNKACALAGYGATASGYYNTTCACKATAMGLGNLASGGLSIALGNCNIASGDCSSASGYTNIASGLSSVAVGFCNTAAGGADSVGGYKNAVCLSSFSSAFGACNTVSSQRSSAFGYLNNATGGAGNISIGNLNSVTSAGFNGDSYSSALGSCNSIGGYRSTALGLCNSLPSYDSVAVGGSNTSSIGANLATLVGYHNTGCGSFSTAVGYSNVSCSDSVAVGVQNIACGIDSSAFGSGNTASGCCSSTSGFRNTASIYNSSAFGLCNVACNNHSSSFGALNTASGAGSSALGFANMASGQNSAAFGANSLASADGSLAIGSGSASGYSFQDLRTTASGINSVSVGTNSGYYGVANTASGCESVAIGVANTASSYYSVSVGKSNSVSGLYAGISSAFGVCNTVSDYATRSSASGYRNFVGASRSTASGYLNTAMGFSSSAIGVSNCVCGTGLNSSAFGNCNIASGCSSSAFGFSNTASGYFSSAFGYHSTACGTQSSALGYLNTTSGNYSVSVGTCNTASGSFASALGSRQNAASGDFSIAAGYHNTSSGGNSSAVGFFNTASGGCSSASGFLNAASACLSSAFGACLSNATSSTSLIGVCNGWLSINGNKSVLASNGACLSTGGTWTNASDRNLKENFTTLDGEDILNKINSLPVTEWNYKSEDSTVKHIGPVAQDFYETFHVGNSDKSISTIDPAGIALVGIQALSKKVDNQNASTTAALASLDIRVSSIESLTNLANAHTSLGGEILGALQSFGAEVVDGIAYLKNVFVENLTAKKADIQKLNVNKGFQIIDSDTGEVYCVTLHSGEFQKDKGDCPDPAANSTSTPSTSSGTIITVDSNNNTVIVPDAAGGGTGESASSTSDNGASASSTETVSSESGTSTGNTIEPAPPTTESGSSSDLGSGN